Genomic DNA from Nonomuraea rubra:
ACAACCTTCAAGCTTCTCGTATTCCGAGATATCTACCTTCGTCACGAAATATCCGCGTTTTTCGAGCATGACGGCGGTCTGCGGGGCCGACGCGGCCAGCAGCACGCGGTCCTCGCCCAGCACCACCACGTGCGCGCCCGCCTCCTCCTCCGGCACCAGCATTCCGGGCAGGTCCACACAGGCGGGATCCCCGATGAGCGTCCCGTCGGGCAGCGCGGTCACCGCCGACTTCAGGTGCAGCACGCCGCGCAGCTCCACGGGCACCACCCGGCGCTCGGGCAGCAGGGCCGCCAGCTGCGCGATGCCCTCGTCGCTGGACCTGGCGGACCTGCCCACGTACACGGTGGATCCGGCCTGCAGCACGTCGCCGCCGTCGAGCGTGCCGGGTGGCACGATCCTCACCGACTTCAGGCCCAGCTCCTGTACGGCGCGCGCCACCGGCTCCACCTCCGGCCGCCTCTCCGGCGCTCCCGGCCTGGTCAGCACCGCCAGCCGGCCCGACACCACCACGGTGTCCTCCACGAACGGCGCGTCGGGCAGGTCGTCGGCGCGCGGCACGTACACCGGCCGCCAGCCCGCCCGGGCCAGCGCCGCGGCGTAGGCGTCGTGCTGGGCGGCGGCCCGTTCGTGATCCACCGGCTGCCGCTCGATGTGCGTGACGATGCCCTCGGAGATCCTCGGACCGGGCTTCCTTACCAGCGCCATACCACCCATAGGGCGTGTTCTATCACGCGGTGATTAGAGTCTTGGGCATGCGGGACGACGAGATTCTCACCAGGATCAGCGCTCTGGTCACCGAGGAACACGAGCTGCGCGACAGGCTGT
This window encodes:
- the ddaH gene encoding dimethylargininase; its protein translation is MGGMALVRKPGPRISEGIVTHIERQPVDHERAAAQHDAYAAALARAGWRPVYVPRADDLPDAPFVEDTVVVSGRLAVLTRPGAPERRPEVEPVARAVQELGLKSVRIVPPGTLDGGDVLQAGSTVYVGRSARSSDEGIAQLAALLPERRVVPVELRGVLHLKSAVTALPDGTLIGDPACVDLPGMLVPEEEAGAHVVVLGEDRVLLAASAPQTAVMLEKRGYFVTKVDISEYEKLEGCVTCLSVLVAD